In Elstera cyanobacteriorum, the genomic stretch TGGCCGCCAATGCCCTCGTTCAGGCCCGCGTCGATGGGCAGATCAAGAAAGAAGCCGCCGCCGTCCTGGCGACGATCGGCTTGACCGTCTCCGACGCCGTGCGCCTGATGCTGATCCGCATCGCCCACGAGAAAGCCATGCCCTTCGATCCGTTGATCCCGAATGCCGAGACGATTGCGGCGATGGAGGAGGCGCGGGCCGGGGGGCTGCCGTCCTTTGACAGTATTGAGGCGCTGATGGCCGATCTTCATGCGGACGATTGAGCGATCAGGCCGCTTTAAACGGGACTATAAGCGGGAGGCAAAGGGTCAGTATCGGCTGATCTTAGATCAAGAGTTGCGTGTTGTGCTAACGGCTCTAGTCCAAGACTTACCGCTGCCCGATCGCTACCGTGACCATCCGATGGTTGGTACCTGGAAAGATCATCGCGACTGTCACCTGCGCCCCGATCTCGTGCTGATCTACCGCAAGGTCGATGCCGACATTCTGCAACTCGTTCGCCTGGGATCGCATAGCGACTTGGGCCTGTTTTAGCACCGGCTTGTGCCGCGCCCCGTCGCCCTTTATGGTGGCCGGTCAGAATTCCCTAATCGAAGGTCACGGACCGTGGTTCGCCGTATTCTTCCGCTGGCGCTGATTGTGCTCAGCCTTGCCGCTTGCAGTTCCGACCAGCGTCGCTCTTTGGGCCTCAGCAAGACGCCGCCCGACGAGTTTTCCGTCGTTGGCCGCGCGCCGCTGGAACTGCCGCCCGATTTCGGTCTGCGTCCGCCCGTCGATGGCGCCCCGCGCCCGAACGAGTTGGCGCCTAAGGATCAGGCCCGCGTTGCGGTTTTTGGCCCAACGACGGCGCAGCCGCAGTTGCTGGCCGGACGCACGGCGGGGGAAGCCTTCCTGCTGGATAAGGCCGGGGCGCCCCAGGCGCAGCCCGACATTCGCACGACGGTGGAGCGGGAAAGCACCAAGCTGGCCCAGGAAGACCGCAGCTTTGTCGATAAGCTGATCTTCTGGCGTAAGCCGGATGAACCGGGCGTTGCCGTCGATCCGGCGGAAGAAGCCAAACGCCTGAAGGAAAATGCCGCGCTGGGCAAGCCGGTGACGGAGGGCGATACGCCCGTCATCAAGCGCAAGCGCAAGGGGATTCTGGAAGGGATCATCTAAGCCCATCTCTCCCAGCTTTGCTGCGAAACCTCCCCGCATGCCCGCCATCGGGGATGTTTTCGTTTCAGGCGTGGGAAAAGGTTGGGGGATGGCTGTCACTCGCGTATCATGAAGCATTGCTAGGCTGGTCTAGGAGCCGATGACCAAGAAACTCTTTATCCGCACCTATGGGTGCCAGATGAACGTGTACGATTCCGCCCGCATGGCCGACGTGCTTGGGCCGCTTGGCTATGCTGCCGTGGAAACGCCGGAAGCGGCGGATATGGTTATCGTCAATACCTGCCACATCCGCGAGCATGCGTCGGAAAAGACCTTCTCCGAGCTCGGGCGGCTGAAGCAGATCAAGCAGGATAAGTCGGGCGAGTATATCATCGCCGTTGCGGGCTGCGTCGCCCAGGCGGAGGGGGAGGAGATTCTGGCCCGCGCCCCCTATGTCGATATCGTCCTTGGCCCGCAAACCTATCACCGCCTGCCGGAAATGGTGGCGCGCGCCGAACGCGGCGCGGCGCAGAACCGGCTGCGGAACGAGGTTGGGGCGGGCCGCAAGGTGGCAGGCCTTGGTATTCTCGACACCGATTTCCCCGTGGAAGCCAAGTTCGACTTTCTGCCTGCGCCGACCGGCGCGCCGGGGGTAACGGCCTTTCTGTCCATCCAGGAAGGCTGCGATAAATTCTGTACCTTCTGCGTCGTGCCGTATACGCGCGGGGCGGAATATTCCCGTTCGGTCGCGCAGATCGTGACCGAAGCCGAACAGTTGGTGGCGCTCGGGGTGCGGGAAGTCACGCTGCTCGGTCAGAACGTCAATGCCTATCACGGCGACGGGCCGGATGGCACCGCCTGGACCTTGGCGCAGCTCGCCTATCGGTTGGCGGAAATTCCGGGGCTGGAGCGCATTCGCTACACGACCTCCCACCCGCGCGATATGGATGATGCGCTGATTGCGGCGCATGGCGATCTGCCGCAGTTGATGCCCTTCCTACATCTGCCGGTGCAATCGGGGTCCGACCGGATTTTGCAGGCGATGAACCGCCAGCATACCGCCGACCATTACCGCCGTATCATCGACAAGCTGCGCACCGCCCGCCCAGACCTATGCCTCTCGACCGACCTCATCGTCGGCTTCCCTGGCGAAAGCGACGCGGATTTTCAGGCGACGCTGCAATTGGTGCGCGACGTTACCTTCCCGGCGGCCTTCTCCTTCAAATATTCCGCCCGTCCGGGCACCCCCGCCGCAACGATGGCGGGGCAGGTGGAGGAGGCGGTGAAAGAGGCGCGCCTTGCCGAACTGAATGCCGTGCTGCAAACCCAACTGACCGATTTCAATCGGGCGCTGGTGGGCAAAACCCTACCGGTGCTGTTCGAGAAAGCCGGGCGGCACGCGGGCCAGATGGTTGGGCGCTCGCCCTATCTTCAGCCCGTCCATGTGCAAGGCGCCGCCGATTTGATCGGTCAGGTCCGGCTGGTCGAGATTGATCAGGATCATAGTTTCAGTCTGTCGGGCCGCCTCGTCGCCGGGCCGGTCCCCGATGTTCCCCCTGCGGCGATGAGGATGACTGCGTGAGTGATGCCCCGCTGAAAACCGCCGATAAAACCTCGACCGATCCGCTCTACGTCTCGTTTGACGATAATTCCGTGTTGCAGCTCGTCTATGGCGAGCATGAC encodes the following:
- a CDS encoding type II toxin-antitoxin system RelB/DinJ family antitoxin, whose product is MAANALVQARVDGQIKKEAAAVLATIGLTVSDAVRLMLIRIAHEKAMPFDPLIPNAETIAAMEEARAGGLPSFDSIEALMADLHADD
- a CDS encoding type II toxin-antitoxin system YafQ family toxin → MRTIERSGRFKRDYKREAKGQYRLILDQELRVVLTALVQDLPLPDRYRDHPMVGTWKDHRDCHLRPDLVLIYRKVDADILQLVRLGSHSDLGLF
- a CDS encoding DUF3035 domain-containing protein, whose product is MVRRILPLALIVLSLAACSSDQRRSLGLSKTPPDEFSVVGRAPLELPPDFGLRPPVDGAPRPNELAPKDQARVAVFGPTTAQPQLLAGRTAGEAFLLDKAGAPQAQPDIRTTVERESTKLAQEDRSFVDKLIFWRKPDEPGVAVDPAEEAKRLKENAALGKPVTEGDTPVIKRKRKGILEGII
- the miaB gene encoding tRNA (N6-isopentenyl adenosine(37)-C2)-methylthiotransferase MiaB, with protein sequence MTKKLFIRTYGCQMNVYDSARMADVLGPLGYAAVETPEAADMVIVNTCHIREHASEKTFSELGRLKQIKQDKSGEYIIAVAGCVAQAEGEEILARAPYVDIVLGPQTYHRLPEMVARAERGAAQNRLRNEVGAGRKVAGLGILDTDFPVEAKFDFLPAPTGAPGVTAFLSIQEGCDKFCTFCVVPYTRGAEYSRSVAQIVTEAEQLVALGVREVTLLGQNVNAYHGDGPDGTAWTLAQLAYRLAEIPGLERIRYTTSHPRDMDDALIAAHGDLPQLMPFLHLPVQSGSDRILQAMNRQHTADHYRRIIDKLRTARPDLCLSTDLIVGFPGESDADFQATLQLVRDVTFPAAFSFKYSARPGTPAATMAGQVEEAVKEARLAELNAVLQTQLTDFNRALVGKTLPVLFEKAGRHAGQMVGRSPYLQPVHVQGAADLIGQVRLVEIDQDHSFSLSGRLVAGPVPDVPPAAMRMTA